One window of uncultured Methanoregula sp. genomic DNA carries:
- a CDS encoding mechanosensitive ion channel family protein, translated as MDHGFLYAAITVLTGLAIAGIAHLVIRWLKKKADATETHLDEIILMAVGTPLVVAIIAISVYIALTRFDIVPESMGWLITDQMITAVFIVFGAWIASILSINLLRTYGEFVANETAMDLDDRFIPILKIASRYLIWFVAFLLILAEFNIDITPFLAGAGIVGLAIALAAQDILGNFFSGAIIAIDKPFKIGDRIQIDTFFGDVMSIGPRSTRIKTMNNQIVTIPNTKITSTIITNHAAPDATMKVRIPFSVAYGSDMEHVQEILLAIAREAADKTPWVITEPAPSVYFLEFGRSSLNGQLILWTNNYDYEWNVQDYVNKRIARRFAEDKIEIPFQQVDIRLRNPGGN; from the coding sequence GTGGATCACGGTTTTTTGTATGCAGCCATTACGGTTCTGACCGGACTGGCCATCGCCGGTATTGCGCATCTCGTTATCAGGTGGCTGAAGAAAAAGGCAGATGCAACAGAAACCCACCTGGATGAGATTATCCTTATGGCCGTGGGAACGCCCCTTGTCGTTGCTATCATCGCCATTTCAGTCTATATTGCCCTGACTCGTTTTGATATTGTTCCTGAGTCCATGGGCTGGCTCATCACCGATCAGATGATCACTGCCGTGTTCATTGTGTTCGGAGCATGGATCGCATCGATCCTCTCCATCAATCTCCTCCGGACCTATGGCGAATTCGTGGCAAATGAAACGGCAATGGATCTCGATGACCGGTTCATTCCGATCCTGAAGATTGCATCACGGTACCTGATCTGGTTTGTGGCATTTCTCCTCATCCTTGCTGAATTCAATATCGATATCACTCCTTTTCTCGCAGGAGCGGGTATCGTCGGGCTTGCCATCGCCCTTGCTGCGCAGGATATTCTTGGCAACTTCTTCAGCGGTGCGATAATTGCCATCGACAAACCGTTCAAGATCGGTGACCGGATACAAATTGACACATTTTTTGGCGACGTGATGAGCATCGGTCCACGGAGTACCCGGATCAAAACAATGAACAACCAGATCGTAACCATCCCAAACACTAAGATCACATCGACCATCATCACCAACCACGCAGCACCGGATGCCACAATGAAAGTCCGGATTCCGTTTTCAGTTGCTTATGGTTCCGACATGGAGCATGTACAGGAAATTCTTCTTGCCATTGCCCGCGAGGCTGCTGATAAGACCCCCTGGGTTATAACCGAGCCCGCGCCTTCAGTGTATTTTCTCGAATTTGGAAGATCCAGTCTCAACGGACAGCTAATTCTCTGGACGAACAATTATGATTACGAGTGGAATGTCCAGGACTACGTGAACAAGCGCATCGCCCGCAGGTTTGCTGAGGATAAAATCGAGATCCCCTTCCAACAGGTGGATATCAGGCTGCGGAATCCCGGGGGCAATTGA
- a CDS encoding DUF6544 family protein, with protein MLFLFFLIVGRVFFQIIVEEQVRYLRLIIFYAPISSARNICPSPEPVARYDAWALGTNHEPVGCVHIRHSGRIRFGKKGRWMNMKGEAFFSLSTPGFVWHTTIAYAPGIWLESLDYYVHDDAGINLNLYSFVPLNNSLEEEIKITSLFRYMACMPMFPGINSTSHFITWEPVDDSTAKKIIRDRDLSVEATARFDGSGGISSIDADQKIHPETGRPVPGHFSCRYSGYTEQGGFRIPMQVSSDFILPDGEYACMEYTITDIEFDMQDMR; from the coding sequence ATGCTTTTTCTCTTTTTTCTCATTGTGGGACGTGTTTTTTTTCAAATAATTGTCGAAGAACAGGTTCGCTATCTTCGTTTGATTATTTTTTATGCCCCTATCTCCTCGGCCCGGAACATCTGTCCCTCTCCTGAACCGGTTGCACGATATGATGCATGGGCACTGGGGACAAACCATGAGCCGGTCGGGTGCGTGCATATCCGGCATTCCGGCAGGATACGATTTGGTAAAAAAGGACGATGGATGAATATGAAAGGCGAGGCATTCTTTTCCCTTTCCACGCCAGGTTTTGTGTGGCACACAACAATTGCCTATGCACCTGGGATCTGGCTTGAATCCCTTGATTATTATGTCCACGATGATGCAGGAATAAACCTGAATCTTTACTCGTTCGTCCCGCTGAATAACTCGCTCGAGGAGGAGATCAAAATCACCTCACTTTTCCGTTATATGGCCTGCATGCCTATGTTCCCAGGGATCAACAGCACTTCTCACTTCATCACCTGGGAACCTGTTGATGATTCTACTGCCAAAAAAATAATCCGTGATAGGGATCTTTCTGTCGAAGCCACAGCCCGATTCGATGGAAGCGGCGGAATTTCAAGCATCGACGCAGACCAGAAAATTCACCCGGAAACGGGGAGACCGGTACCCGGTCATTTTTCCTGCCGATACTCGGGATACACCGAACAGGGAGGGTTCAGGATACCGATGCAGGTATCATCGGACTTTATTCTTCCAGATGGAGAATACGCCTGCATGGAATATACGATTACAGATATTGAATTTGATATGCAGGATATGCGGTGA
- a CDS encoding KUP/HAK/KT family potassium transporter: MVMGDNGTPVIKIVKSLGLVFGDIGTSPIYTVGAILLFLLPTIFNIFALLSLVTWTLFTIITVQYIWLAMSLSSKGEGGTIVLKTLLDSLLKPGVVTSAVSVLTIIGIALFIGDGVITPAISLLSAVEGILLIPGLEETGQIGVLLIASLIAIGLFLFQRRGTDKVAWAFGPVMVIWFGALAAFGIISILAAPQVLFALSPTYALAFILENGWASLIVMSAVILCVTGGEALYADMGHLGREPIIKGWIVVFPALVLSYLGQGAYVLTTGNTHNVLFSMVSHISPVIYIPFLLLSIGATVIASQAMISGMFSIVYQGMTTRILPKMKIEYTSSELRSQIYIDAVNWLLLGAVLVVMYEFRSSENLSAAYGLAVSGSMLISAIMMAIIFLQQKKPVQMIISGGLIIIDGLFFISTLFKIPHGAYWSFFIAAIPLIIIVTFILGQEKLHTMLKPVPLVKFLHLYQKIYTTCPKIRGTALYFIGDVKNLSPYISQIFFQNEILYENNILVSIKVTEKPFGISTSFDSNLAEGLHLFTVTAGYMEIVNVVGLLQEREIDEKTIFYGVENIVSDIPIWKLYGIIKKISPPFVQFYSLPPEKIHGVVTRIVM; encoded by the coding sequence ATGGTAATGGGCGATAACGGAACTCCGGTTATAAAAATTGTCAAGTCCCTTGGTCTGGTTTTCGGGGATATCGGGACAAGTCCTATCTACACGGTCGGTGCAATCCTGCTTTTCCTGCTCCCCACAATCTTCAACATCTTCGCACTTCTTTCCCTGGTTACGTGGACGCTGTTCACCATCATCACGGTCCAGTACATCTGGCTTGCCATGTCGCTCTCCAGTAAAGGCGAAGGGGGAACGATCGTTCTCAAAACGCTCCTCGACTCACTGTTGAAGCCCGGTGTCGTCACATCGGCCGTATCCGTCCTCACAATTATCGGGATTGCCCTCTTTATCGGGGACGGTGTAATCACCCCCGCCATCAGTCTCCTGTCCGCAGTTGAAGGTATCCTGCTCATCCCGGGATTAGAAGAAACCGGCCAGATCGGAGTTCTTCTCATTGCCTCCCTCATCGCAATCGGGTTGTTCCTCTTCCAGCGGAGGGGAACCGATAAAGTGGCGTGGGCATTTGGGCCCGTCATGGTGATCTGGTTTGGTGCACTTGCAGCATTCGGTATTATCTCCATCCTCGCTGCTCCGCAGGTCCTTTTTGCCCTCAGCCCGACCTACGCTCTGGCATTTATCCTGGAAAATGGCTGGGCTTCATTGATCGTGATGTCAGCGGTTATTCTCTGTGTCACCGGGGGAGAGGCGCTCTATGCCGATATGGGACACCTGGGGAGGGAACCGATTATCAAAGGCTGGATCGTGGTCTTCCCTGCTCTCGTGCTCAGTTATCTTGGCCAGGGGGCATATGTCCTGACGACCGGTAATACCCACAACGTCCTTTTCTCGATGGTCAGCCACATCAGTCCGGTCATCTATATCCCCTTCCTTCTCCTGAGCATCGGCGCGACCGTCATTGCATCTCAGGCAATGATCTCCGGCATGTTCTCGATTGTGTACCAGGGTATGACCACCCGTATCCTTCCCAAGATGAAGATTGAGTACACCTCCTCCGAGCTGCGGTCACAGATCTATATCGATGCTGTGAACTGGCTGCTGCTTGGCGCCGTTCTTGTTGTAATGTATGAATTCCGATCATCGGAAAACCTGTCAGCCGCATACGGCCTTGCTGTTTCGGGCTCGATGTTGATCTCCGCAATCATGATGGCGATCATTTTCCTGCAACAGAAAAAACCGGTCCAGATGATTATTTCCGGCGGACTCATCATCATTGATGGGTTGTTCTTCATTTCCACGCTGTTCAAGATCCCGCATGGGGCCTACTGGTCGTTTTTTATCGCCGCTATTCCCCTCATCATCATTGTCACGTTCATTCTGGGGCAGGAGAAACTCCACACCATGCTCAAGCCGGTCCCTCTTGTGAAGTTTCTCCACTTGTACCAAAAGATCTATACGACCTGCCCGAAAATACGTGGAACCGCGTTGTACTTCATCGGTGATGTAAAGAACCTCTCTCCCTACATTTCCCAGATCTTTTTCCAGAACGAGATCCTGTACGAGAATAATATTCTTGTGTCTATCAAAGTCACTGAGAAGCCGTTTGGCATCAGTACTTCTTTCGATTCCAACCTTGCAGAGGGTCTCCATCTTTTTACGGTCACGGCAGGATACATGGAAATCGTCAACGTTGTCGGATTGTTACAGGAGCGGGAAATTGATGAGAAGACCATCTTCTATGGTGTTGAAAATATTGTAAGTGACATCCCTATCTGGAAACTGTATGGGATCATCAAAAAGATTTCCCCTCCGTTTGTCCAGTTCTATTCACTTCCTCCGGAGAAAATCCATGGTGTCGTGACAAGGATCGTGATGTAA
- a CDS encoding cation:proton antiporter has protein sequence MDAAVTILFLGLLIFLGNILSRFFTLTKIPDVLFLIAIGIIVGPFLGLVAPSAFGVVGPLFTMVTLAIIMFEGGLHITVETLKKSITGTTAITVANFVIITGICIVIMTHWAGFSLIEACMLGAIIGGTSSAVVIPFTNYLNIRNDTKAILALESAISDVLCIVVLLALLDVVKVQEFNVGHVVGNLIASFLIAAIIGVVAGIWWSSVYHKLKSIKSIFITPAFVFIVFGVVNLLGFSGAIAALALGITLGNLYYFKAEKILPFLGNEITQVELTPVEMEFFAQLVSLLKTFFFIYIGISIHFSNMNIIYIGAAITVIIYLARIVMVWCTIPRNIPAPDAAIVSVMEPKGLAAAVLASLPLEAGIAAGQTIQDVTYIIIFFSILVCSIMVFLLERTAFSRVYRKLFWSFGKETPTS, from the coding sequence ATGGATGCAGCGGTAACCATACTTTTCCTTGGTCTTCTCATATTCCTTGGCAATATCCTCTCGCGGTTTTTTACGCTCACCAAGATTCCCGATGTGCTCTTTCTTATCGCCATCGGCATTATTGTCGGCCCGTTTCTGGGACTTGTCGCCCCTTCGGCGTTCGGGGTAGTTGGCCCGCTTTTCACGATGGTCACGCTGGCAATCATTATGTTCGAAGGCGGACTGCACATCACGGTTGAAACCCTGAAAAAGTCCATCACCGGAACAACTGCTATTACGGTAGCAAATTTTGTAATAATTACCGGTATCTGTATTGTAATTATGACCCATTGGGCAGGATTCTCCCTCATCGAAGCCTGCATGCTGGGCGCGATTATCGGAGGCACATCCTCAGCCGTTGTCATTCCGTTCACCAATTACCTCAATATCAGGAATGATACCAAGGCCATTCTCGCCCTTGAATCCGCGATCAGCGATGTTCTCTGTATCGTTGTCCTGCTCGCCCTCCTCGACGTCGTGAAAGTCCAGGAGTTCAATGTAGGTCATGTTGTCGGGAACCTGATCGCCTCGTTCCTGATTGCCGCAATCATCGGAGTTGTTGCGGGAATCTGGTGGTCGTCGGTATATCACAAACTGAAGAGCATCAAGAGCATCTTCATCACGCCGGCGTTTGTCTTCATTGTCTTTGGCGTAGTGAATCTCCTTGGGTTCTCAGGAGCAATCGCTGCCCTTGCCCTCGGAATCACGCTCGGAAACCTGTATTATTTCAAGGCAGAGAAGATCCTCCCGTTCCTGGGGAATGAGATTACGCAGGTCGAACTCACTCCGGTCGAGATGGAATTTTTCGCCCAGCTCGTTTCCCTCCTGAAAACATTCTTCTTCATCTATATCGGGATCTCCATCCACTTCAGTAACATGAATATTATTTACATCGGGGCCGCGATTACCGTCATCATCTATCTCGCCCGGATTGTCATGGTCTGGTGCACGATTCCCCGGAATATTCCGGCACCGGATGCAGCGATCGTATCGGTCATGGAGCCAAAAGGACTTGCAGCGGCAGTCCTTGCATCCCTGCCGCTTGAAGCGGGTATTGCGGCGGGGCAGACGATCCAGGATGTAACGTACATCATTATCTTCTTCAGCATTCTCGTTTGCTCGATCATGGTCTTCCTTCTGGAGAGGACCGCTTTTTCCCGGGTGTACCGGAAATTGTTCTGGTCGTTTGGGAAAGAAACCCCCACATCCTGA
- a CDS encoding winged helix-turn-helix domain-containing protein gives MGATAGTLTEMRELKAEVTGLRNDLKRFIERANQQHVDGVLLDLKNNYSELFTNHQIENAKTDLSAHMVGDCKMRNKCYDVFMDFLQNISQHIREGKVSDEIIQSYREQMKTMRSMGPYDRCDTCFSEVHRLFEKQIDLMQSLGIYAKTPEAGKTGLEIPDDAVKDLLEPVANIQRFQILKSLAVQTRTFSDISQATGLKGGNLLFHIRKLTDSGMILQRHERGDYVITDKGFRTLTSIADLYRGLNPL, from the coding sequence ATGGGAGCGACAGCAGGAACCCTGACAGAAATGCGTGAACTCAAAGCCGAGGTCACCGGGCTTCGTAACGATCTGAAGCGATTCATCGAACGGGCAAACCAGCAGCACGTCGACGGAGTTCTTTTGGATCTGAAAAATAATTATTCGGAACTTTTCACCAACCATCAGATCGAGAATGCGAAAACGGATCTCTCTGCACACATGGTTGGGGACTGCAAGATGCGGAACAAGTGCTACGATGTATTCATGGATTTTTTACAAAATATTTCGCAGCATATCAGAGAGGGCAAGGTCTCTGATGAGATTATCCAGTCTTACCGCGAGCAGATGAAGACTATGCGGAGTATGGGCCCGTACGACCGGTGCGATACCTGTTTTTCTGAAGTCCACCGGCTGTTCGAGAAACAAATTGACCTGATGCAGTCTCTCGGGATCTACGCAAAGACACCGGAGGCCGGAAAGACCGGTCTGGAAATCCCGGATGATGCCGTCAAGGATCTGCTGGAACCGGTCGCGAACATCCAGCGCTTTCAGATCCTCAAATCTCTTGCAGTCCAGACCCGGACATTCTCAGATATTTCCCAGGCAACCGGTCTTAAAGGAGGTAACCTTCTCTTCCATATCAGGAAACTGACGGACTCCGGTATGATCCTCCAGCGCCACGAACGGGGGGATTACGTTATTACTGACAAGGGTTTCAGAACCCTGACCTCTATTGCCGATCTGTACCGCGGGCTGAACCCTCTCTGA
- a CDS encoding MTH865 family protein, whose product MPTWKYTDKDVTKAKAEESLKSIKGACFGCGTHSADCPIAGAAGAVSEMLGCESISVKDQIHGQITGALKGAKFPIKTPKDLIAAFPNGADTTCHVGDLKMTAGEAGKLLKASDFPFRNAKAVADVIVDRAGL is encoded by the coding sequence ATGCCGACATGGAAGTACACAGACAAAGATGTAACGAAGGCAAAGGCAGAAGAATCCCTCAAGTCGATCAAGGGTGCGTGTTTCGGATGCGGGACCCACAGCGCCGACTGCCCGATTGCCGGTGCTGCCGGGGCAGTCTCTGAGATGCTTGGATGCGAGTCCATCTCAGTGAAGGACCAGATTCACGGGCAGATTACCGGTGCCCTGAAAGGAGCGAAATTCCCGATCAAGACCCCGAAGGATCTTATTGCAGCGTTTCCGAATGGTGCGGACACAACCTGCCATGTCGGGGACCTGAAGATGACTGCCGGCGAGGCAGGAAAACTGCTCAAGGCTTCTGACTTCCCGTTCAGGAACGCGAAGGCTGTTGCCGATGTCATTGTTGACCGGGCAGGATTGTAA
- a CDS encoding cupin domain-containing protein: MKITDVSKVVSGPNPHHVDARKIYDTPHAMAVVITLQPGEALKKHITPVDVFFYVLEGTGVVEIGDEKQTVGKDMLVESPARITHTWSNVSTSVFRVLVVKVPKPVEETKLL, from the coding sequence ATGAAAATTACTGATGTTTCGAAAGTGGTATCGGGTCCTAACCCACACCATGTGGACGCCCGGAAGATCTATGACACACCCCATGCGATGGCGGTCGTGATAACGCTCCAGCCCGGTGAGGCACTGAAGAAACATATCACACCGGTCGATGTCTTCTTTTACGTGCTGGAGGGAACGGGCGTTGTGGAGATCGGCGACGAGAAGCAGACCGTTGGAAAGGACATGCTTGTAGAAAGTCCGGCACGAATTACGCATACATGGTCCAATGTGAGTACGTCGGTCTTCCGTGTGCTTGTTGTCAAGGTACCAAAACCCGTTGAGGAAACAAAACTGCTCTGA
- a CDS encoding Mrp/NBP35 family ATP-binding protein, whose protein sequence is MTEQPAKQETSCDEHCTDNCDTCPSAQPHGAPKGLPPKSKIDVKHVILVLSGKGGVGKSTVSVNLASALAGHGKKVGLLDLDFHGPNIPKMLGIEDQRPAVLANAIEPVHVTGNLSVISMAFLLPDTSTPVVWRGPMKMIAIQQFLDEVNWGSLDYLVVDLPPGTGDEALTIAQLAPNVRGAVIVTTPQDVAVMDAMRAAKFIEKLELPVIGVIENMSGMVCPHCGDIINLFSAGGGKKAAEDLGVPYLGAIPLDPEMVKAGDEGRPYILRHADSPTGKAVESVMENLVTLIEADPE, encoded by the coding sequence ATGACAGAACAACCCGCAAAACAGGAAACCTCCTGCGATGAACATTGTACTGATAACTGCGACACCTGCCCGTCGGCACAACCGCATGGCGCCCCCAAAGGACTTCCCCCGAAATCGAAAATCGATGTGAAACACGTCATCCTCGTACTCAGCGGGAAAGGCGGGGTGGGGAAATCCACTGTCTCGGTGAACCTTGCCTCCGCTCTCGCCGGCCATGGTAAAAAGGTCGGGCTGCTCGACCTTGACTTCCATGGCCCCAACATCCCGAAGATGCTGGGTATCGAAGACCAGCGGCCTGCTGTTCTTGCAAATGCCATCGAGCCGGTTCACGTCACCGGCAACCTCTCGGTCATCTCGATGGCCTTCCTGCTGCCGGACACGAGCACACCGGTTGTCTGGCGCGGCCCGATGAAGATGATCGCAATCCAGCAGTTCCTCGATGAAGTAAACTGGGGTTCGCTGGATTACCTTGTCGTCGATCTTCCGCCCGGCACCGGGGACGAGGCGCTCACGATTGCCCAGCTTGCCCCGAATGTCCGGGGTGCGGTCATCGTCACCACCCCACAGGACGTTGCCGTCATGGATGCCATGCGGGCGGCAAAGTTCATAGAGAAACTGGAACTCCCGGTAATCGGGGTCATCGAGAACATGAGCGGCATGGTCTGCCCCCACTGCGGTGATATCATCAACCTCTTCAGCGCCGGTGGCGGAAAGAAGGCGGCAGAGGATCTCGGGGTCCCGTATCTTGGTGCTATCCCTCTTGACCCGGAGATGGTAAAGGCCGGTGACGAAGGGCGTCCCTATATCCTCCGCCATGCAGATTCCCCGACAGGGAAAGCAGTGGAATCCGTAATGGAAAACCTTGTCACACTGATCGAAGCAGATCCGGAATAA
- the atwA gene encoding methyl coenzyme M reductase system, component A2 codes for MSKPFISVHDLCMDFNDTRVLNKVSFEIPEGEIMGVIGRSGAGKSVLMHLLRGVEQPPTKGSIVYHMAACERCTFMDVQSRAGTKCPECGGNLVAVDVDLWDKKTDGMKSRVMNRTAIMFQRTFALYGDDRVIENVLHALDDIRYPQEHAISRAADLIDQVKLSHRMMHIARDLSGGEKQRVVLARQLAKNPSMLFADEPTGTLDPETARLVHAMLIKAARKNSMGMVVTSHFSQVIEDMANRAMLLVDGEIASIGSPKTVIRAFARDYHEIESPEPVELGEKILSARDVTKRYISVDRGVVKAVNMVTFDVKKKEIFGIIGRSGAGKTTLSRIISGIIEPTSGEMNILIGDDWVDMTKPGIDQRGRAKEYIGLLHQEYDLFPHRTVLDNLTDSIGLDFPKELAIRKAVVTLRMAGFSEEKSREILNRFPGELSDGERHRVALAQVLIREPRLVILDEPTGTMDPITKQDVKHSILNARDEMDETFILVSHDMDFVRDICDRVALMRAGKIIDIGATVDILAQVTEEEKSDG; via the coding sequence ATGTCAAAACCATTCATCAGCGTACACGACCTCTGCATGGATTTCAACGACACGCGGGTCCTGAACAAGGTGTCGTTCGAGATCCCTGAAGGCGAGATCATGGGCGTCATCGGGAGGAGCGGGGCAGGCAAGAGTGTGCTCATGCATCTCCTCCGGGGTGTTGAACAGCCGCCTACCAAAGGGTCCATTGTCTACCATATGGCGGCCTGTGAACGATGCACGTTTATGGATGTGCAGAGCCGGGCCGGTACAAAATGTCCCGAGTGCGGCGGCAATCTCGTCGCCGTCGATGTCGATCTCTGGGACAAAAAGACCGACGGCATGAAGTCGCGGGTCATGAACCGGACCGCGATCATGTTCCAGCGCACATTCGCGCTTTACGGTGATGACCGGGTGATTGAGAACGTACTCCACGCGCTCGATGACATCCGCTACCCGCAGGAGCATGCCATCAGCAGGGCCGCCGACCTGATCGACCAGGTGAAACTCTCGCATAGGATGATGCATATCGCCCGTGACCTCTCGGGCGGCGAGAAGCAGCGGGTCGTGCTCGCCCGGCAGCTGGCCAAGAACCCGTCCATGCTCTTTGCCGATGAACCCACAGGCACGCTCGATCCTGAAACAGCCCGGCTGGTCCACGCGATGCTCATAAAAGCAGCCCGGAAGAACTCGATGGGTATGGTCGTCACCTCGCACTTCTCGCAGGTGATCGAAGATATGGCGAACCGCGCCATGCTGCTCGTTGATGGGGAGATTGCATCCATCGGTTCACCAAAGACGGTTATTCGTGCGTTTGCCAGGGATTACCATGAGATCGAATCACCAGAGCCGGTGGAACTGGGAGAGAAGATCCTCTCTGCCCGGGACGTGACCAAACGGTATATCTCGGTAGACCGGGGTGTCGTGAAAGCCGTGAACATGGTCACGTTCGATGTAAAGAAGAAAGAGATCTTCGGTATCATCGGGAGGAGCGGGGCAGGCAAGACCACCCTCTCCCGGATCATCTCCGGTATCATCGAGCCCACGAGCGGGGAGATGAATATCCTGATCGGTGACGACTGGGTGGACATGACGAAGCCCGGCATAGACCAGCGGGGCCGGGCAAAGGAGTACATCGGGCTCCTGCACCAGGAATACGATCTCTTCCCCCACCGCACGGTGCTCGACAACCTCACCGATTCGATCGGGCTGGATTTCCCCAAGGAGCTGGCAATCCGGAAAGCGGTGGTCACACTCCGTATGGCCGGGTTTTCCGAAGAGAAGTCCCGGGAGATCCTGAACCGGTTCCCGGGCGAACTCTCGGATGGCGAGCGGCACCGGGTTGCCCTTGCCCAGGTGCTCATACGGGAACCGCGTCTCGTGATTCTCGATGAGCCGACCGGCACCATGGACCCGATAACCAAGCAGGATGTGAAGCACTCGATCCTGAATGCCCGCGACGAGATGGACGAGACCTTCATCTTAGTCTCGCACGATATGGATTTTGTCCGGGATATCTGCGACCGCGTGGCGCTGATGCGGGCCGGGAAGATCATCGATATCGGCGCGACCGTAGATATCCTCGCACAGGTCACCGAAGAAGAAAAGAGTGACGGATAA
- a CDS encoding DUF5320 domain-containing protein — MPNFDGTGPLKRGRVIGRGLGSCKKGDSGCERRAVPEEEPTPEEEKRSE, encoded by the coding sequence ATGCCGAACTTTGACGGAACCGGGCCGCTGAAACGGGGCCGGGTAATAGGACGGGGACTCGGGTCCTGCAAGAAAGGCGACTCGGGATGCGAGCGTCGTGCCGTACCCGAAGAAGAACCAACCCCTGAAGAAGAGAAACGATCTGAATAG
- a CDS encoding DUF134 domain-containing protein, which yields MAADENNDANECPRRGRPRLRRTIAGNPESRCYKPCCCPEQEGEGISLHPDEIELIRLIDLEGLEQEEAAENLGVSRKTAWRDLHEARRKIADALVNGKGIQMSGCQKAAEGRCPKCTK from the coding sequence ATGGCAGCGGATGAAAACAACGATGCGAACGAGTGTCCCCGCAGGGGAAGACCACGGCTCCGGCGTACCATCGCCGGTAACCCGGAATCCCGTTGTTACAAGCCCTGCTGCTGCCCGGAACAGGAAGGCGAGGGCATCTCGCTGCACCCCGATGAGATCGAACTGATCCGGCTCATCGACCTCGAAGGACTTGAACAGGAAGAGGCTGCCGAGAACCTCGGGGTCTCCCGCAAGACCGCGTGGCGCGATCTCCATGAGGCCCGGCGCAAGATTGCCGATGCACTGGTGAATGGAAAAGGGATCCAGATGTCCGGCTGCCAGAAAGCGGCAGAAGGCCGGTGCCCTAAATGCACCAAGTAA
- a CDS encoding MBL fold metallo-hydrolase gives MTPRLSLTILADNTILADQDFCCEAGLSFLLETAGKKILFDTGLSGLFLTNAEKMGISLRDLDILVLSHGHIDHTGGLAALARHLADAAPDGRLPRVPHLIAHPRCFWQKEKNGRNNGSSVSEVEAGQQFPLDLSAKPVWITDDLVFLGEIPRRFPFEEGEPEKRTIHYPDGKTEPDGLLDDTALAFRSAEGLVIITGCSHSGICNITEYAREVCAERKVAGIIGGLHLLTPAPKRLQKTGKYLNRLHLNALHACHCTSLPAKTALTEYCPVQEAGVGMHIGW, from the coding sequence ATGACTCCCCGGCTTTCCCTCACCATTCTTGCCGATAATACCATCCTCGCGGACCAGGATTTCTGTTGCGAGGCCGGGCTCTCGTTTCTTCTCGAAACTGCCGGAAAAAAGATCCTCTTTGATACCGGGTTGTCTGGGCTGTTCCTTACGAATGCGGAGAAGATGGGAATCAGCCTGCGGGACCTGGACATTCTCGTCCTCTCGCACGGGCATATCGATCACACGGGAGGACTTGCTGCACTCGCCCGGCACCTTGCCGATGCAGCACCTGATGGGAGACTGCCCCGGGTGCCCCACCTCATCGCCCATCCCCGCTGCTTCTGGCAAAAAGAAAAAAATGGCAGGAACAACGGCTCCTCTGTGAGTGAGGTTGAGGCAGGGCAGCAGTTCCCGCTGGACCTGTCCGCAAAACCGGTCTGGATCACCGACGATCTTGTTTTTCTCGGGGAGATCCCGCGGAGATTTCCTTTCGAAGAGGGTGAGCCGGAGAAACGGACCATTCATTATCCGGATGGAAAAACTGAACCGGATGGCCTGCTCGATGACACGGCTCTCGCGTTCCGCTCGGCAGAAGGACTTGTCATCATCACGGGCTGCTCGCATTCAGGGATCTGTAACATCACGGAGTATGCCCGGGAGGTCTGCGCGGAACGGAAAGTTGCCGGTATCATCGGTGGGCTCCACCTGCTGACACCAGCTCCAAAACGGCTTCAGAAGACGGGGAAATATTTGAACCGCCTTCATCTCAATGCCCTGCATGCCTGTCACTGCACATCGCTGCCGGCAAAAACCGCCCTTACGGAATATTGCCCGGTGCAGGAAGCTGGCGTGGGTATGCACATCGGATGGTAG